One genomic window of Salvelinus alpinus chromosome 9, SLU_Salpinus.1, whole genome shotgun sequence includes the following:
- the LOC139530173 gene encoding MANSC domain-containing protein 4-like yields the protein MTVPWSLLTILSLVYHTESRCSPTTYYKNCWIRQYPGIFIDIEESQRRGAQLLKYYQEETALKCSRTCCLTRNFSCNLAIFHYDTIQENVNCFHMHCPTLESCILSYRGNVILYNITKGVDPDLLVFGKYFTSNVRVLPHLYTRVNASEPLASDKRQFNRPPVPPVQPLTIAPTTRIPTTTTTTAPQSPTLGTTHSPVTPTPSSTIMPTLGTQAPTTTPPTPTMTAPAPYTTQTIPAYPSTHRESTTTPHPTTPTQQPRSTARMATTTSPTSPPTSLAPAANVDGSNKQDLNDTKGYVGRNQTAAAGGEGDQGSQGGVESPSPGGLGPGWHVAAHTLLVAAVAVVTVLLSCCCSVLLVVSWRGRRKRKGRYRTTWRGKGGSMRLIKYAIVRESS from the exons ATGACTGTTCCATGGAGTTTGCTAACGATTCTGAGTTTGGTGTATCACACGGAATCGAGGTGTTCGCCGACTACTTATTATAAAAACTGTTGGATTCGTCAATACCCTGGTATATTCATCGACATTGAGGAATCTCAGAGAAGAGGCGCTCAACTTCTGAAGTATTACCAAGAAGAGACAGCTCTGAAATGCAGCCGAACCTGTTGCCTTACGAGAAATT TTTCTTGTAACCTGGCGATATTCCACTATGACACCATCCAAGAGAACGTGAACTGTTTTCATATGCACTGTCCAACATTGGAGAGCTGTATCCTAAGCTACAGAGGCAACGTCATCCTGTACAACATCACCAAAG GTGTGGATCCAGACCTGTTGGTATTTGGAAAGTACTTCACCTCCAACGTGCGGGTGTTACCCCACCTCTACACCAGAGTCAACGCCTCAGAGCCTCTAGCCTCAGACAAGCGCCAGTTCAACCGGCCACCCGTCCCCCCTGTCCAGCCTCTAACCATAGCACCTACTACCAggatccccaccaccaccaccaccactgcacCCCAGAGCCCTACTCTGGGCACTACTCATTCCCCCGTCACACCCACCCCCTCCTCTACCATAATGCCCACCCTGGGAACCCAGGCCCCCACCACCACTCCCCCGACCCCCACCATGACTGCCCCTGCCCCCTACACCACCCAGACCATCCCTGCCTATCCATCAACCCACAGAGAATCAACTACCACCCCACATCCCACCACACCTACCCAGCAGCCCAGATCCACAGCCAGGATGGCCACCACCACCAGTCCCACCAGCCCACCGACCTCCCTGGCTCCTGCAGCCAACGTGGATGGCAGTAACAAGCAGGACCTCAACGACACCAAGGGCTACGTGGGCAGGAACCAAACAGCGGCCGCAGGGGGAGAAGGCGACCAGGGTAGCCAGGGCGGGGTGGAGTCCCCCTCACCCGGTGGTTTGGGCCCAGGGTGGCACGTAGCGGCACACACCCTGCTGGTTGCCGCGGTGGCGGTCGTCACGGTGCTGCTGAGCTGCTGCTGTTCCGTGCTGCTAGTGGTGAGCTGGAGGGgtcggaggaagaggaaggggcgGTACAGGACCACCTGGAGGGGGAAAGGGGGGTCCATGCGCCTTATTAAGTATGCCATTGTCAGGGAGAGCTCGTGA